The Desulfuromonas acetexigens DNA window TTCCGGGGAAAGCGGCCTCGACCAGGGCGCTCAGCCCCTCGAAGCTCTTGCGCATGTCGACCGCCTGGTCGTACAACAGAATCGGCTGACAGCCCGTGGGACGCACCGGTTACACCGCTCGCAAAACCGACAGCACATCCCGCAGCAACTCAGGATCGAATCCGCGCTCGATATGCAGGGTCATGCCGTTGCAGGAAAGAAGCAGCGACGAGGGCCCGAGGGTCAGCTCGACAAAGCGACCTGCCTTCTCCTGTTTCGGCCCCAGGCGCTTGCGCCAGTAGATGAAGCGATAGTAGCTTTCTTCATGATGCCGGCACCAGGCGGCGATGCTCTGGCCGCTCTCGCGCCAGGCGGTAATTTTATCTGTCCATTCCTGCTTCAGGTCCGGCATCGGACAACCTCCTTGGGAGAAATACCATGGAGGCCAGCTTAGCCGACGCCTGCAGGCTCAACAAGATGGCTACGGTTGACGCTTACCTGGAGAACGACTAAGTCGCATTTGGCGTTTCTCGATCCCTCCCGGTTTTCTCAAATGCGAGATAGTCGACCTGGAGAACGACTGAGTCGCATTTCGGGCATATCGACCACCACCCGAAAAAAGTCGAACTCAAAAGAGGGAGATTCAATGGACGAAAGGCCAAGGTGGCGTAAATCAACAAGAAAACGGACTGGGGAGGGCGCTGCGGACCTAACATCATAGGTATAGTATGGGCGACAATTCGGCTCGTTTGATCCCCACCGAATCGCGGGCGGGCTGAAACACACTTGGACCCTTCCGTAGGCCCCTTATGCGGAAATCGATAGTCGAGTACCTAACATAATAAGCAGAATTACTTTCAAAAACCGAACGAGTGTTTGGTATGAATTGTGGTTTGGCACTTTGACCATTCAATTTTTAAAAAAAAGAGACTTAAAGTACCTAACATAATAGAGAAAAAGTTATTAAAAAACTTAACATGTTAAGTACCGTAAAATTAATGGAAATTGTGCGGAATGTTTGGTAATTAAACTATATGTTCCGAACAGATAGTAGTTAGGTAAATTCATGCAGAAAATATAATTCACATGTAATCTATTTTTTATAGATCGGAACGAATTTTTTTGACCAATAAAATAGCTTTTGGATTGCACAATCCAACGTGTTTTCATCTTGAAAATAATCATGGCGATTAATGGGCGGATTTTTTAGACGTGGACGACACAATCATCTGACCCCTGGGAAATAGAAAAGGTAAGAGCACTTGGTCAACCATCTTTCAACTTCAACAGTTCGTCGTCCAGTCCATAGCGAACTACGTCGATACGCTCGCTGCGCTGGGAGACAAAATCACCGGTCATCACTGGGAGCTGAAACGGGAAGAATGCCGGGTTGTTCAGGAGCAGCCCCAATGCACCCCTGGCCTCAGGGGTGGCCAAAAGTGCGGACTCGAACATCAGGATGGCCAGGTTGGGCTCGGCAATGCTCACCGGGGCAGCTTTCTCATAGCAGCCCTTGGCATCAACATCCTGCAGCACCCCCCATGCCACAAATGACCGCAATACATAACGACCATATCGAAAAACCGTCTGCCGATCGCCATACTGTTCCTTGAGCCGGTTGATGATCTGCGCCTGGGTCACCTGATCCTGCAAGGCCAGCAAACGGCCGGTCTGGCGGGCCACGTTGAACCAGAACGGATAGACCGCCGAGATCATCCCCCAGTGAACCGCCAGGGCCATGGACGGGTTTTCCCGCAGAAACGCCAGCGAGGCATCCCGGAACGGGATCAACTCGGGGTCAGGAGAGACCCAGATCTTCATCAGGTTGTTGACCACGAAGGTCCGGGTCTGATCGCTTCGCTCGCCCTCTGAGCCGTTGCCTTTTCTGTCCGCGAGGAACTCATGCAGCTCCTGGCGGATGGCTTTGGCGTCGAGCCCCGCCAGCAGCAGATTGGCTGCCTTCTGCATCCACTCGAAACGAATCGCCTGCTTGATGCCAATGGCTTCGTGTCTTTTGCCCATCACCGTGTTCTCCTTTCAAACTTCACAAGGGGCACGATGACTTCTTCGATGGCTACACCGCCGTGACCTACGATGGCATCTCCCGGGTTCACGAATGCGTCGCGGCCACCGGCCACCAGAGGGAAATAATTTGCCGGCAATCCAACTGGCTGCCACTCGTGGGCAAACGGGAAGGCCCCAGCTACCTGAGCGCGGAGTTCCGGCGTGGGATAGACACGAACACGCTCGCCGCGAGTTTCGGCAATCACACCCTCAGACGGGCGGCCTTTGCCTTCGCATTGGATGTTGCCGTGATCGGCCGTCAGCCAGACCTCATAGCCGTAATCCAACAGTTGGCCGACCAGCGCGGAAAGAAACCCGGCATGGCACCACTGCTTGATCTGGTTGTGCATCCCGGCCGAGCCGAGTTGCATGCCGTGCATGATCTTG harbors:
- the tnpA gene encoding IS66 family insertion sequence element accessory protein TnpA; translated protein: MPDLKQEWTDKITAWRESGQSIAAWCRHHEESYYRFIYWRKRLGPKQEKAGRFVELTLGPSSLLLSCNGMTLHIERGFDPELLRDVLSVLRAV